The DNA region TAGAAATCGAAGCAGAACCAGTTATAGATGAATTAAGGGACGTATGTGAAAATCATCTGCCCTTCGGATTTAATATACACGTCGGAACGTATATCCGAAGGCAAAAAACTGTTACTGATAAGTTAAAGTATGGAGAAAAATTGGGCGAAATTCCTGATGAACTTATTGGTTTAACTGATCAAAATGCACAGCTCAGCGAAAGAGTCAAAATACTTAAAAAGAAACGGGATTAACTTTTTTATTTTAAACGTGGATAAAAATGAGTACTGCTGAAATAACTGGAAATATACATCCCAAAAGAAAGATCATTATGGGCCTGTACTGGATAAACAAGAAAGCTGCAAGTACTGAAGGCTGTGAACCATTCTTAATTGAAAAAATTATCACTGGAACTAATACGCATGTATCTGGGGAGAATAAATTCCTTAAATTATCTGATAATATTTTAAATGATATATTATATAATATGGAACATCAGAGGGAAGTTAAATTTGAAATAAAGTTTGGAAAAGAAAATATTGGACTTTCTATATGTAAAAATGCTTTTTCTATATCTGCAGCCAAAAAGGAACTTGAGGTAGAGATAGCTGAAAAATTGGAATCAGAAGGAAAGAAGATGTATCCTGGTATTTGTTCAAAATTTCCCCAGCGTGTGGGAATTAAGGATTACCCCTAGCCGCGTGTTATTTGAAATTAAATTATCAAAAATTCTTATTTTTTTTATAGTCAGGAGTATAATAAATTAAACTTATAATATTTTGGAAAGTCCAGTGTAATGATTTTAAATTAATTCAATATTTCACTATTTTAATTGAATAGATAATCTAAAAATTTTTGCACCTGACTATATTTTGTATACGCAAAGACATCAAATATAAAAACCTTTTTTTAAAAGTTCGATCAAAAATTAAATTGGATGTTATCTAACTTTTTTCTACGCTAAATATTTTAATAAAATTTTAAATTTAAATAAATCATCGATAGGAGAGTTATCTTATGGAAGTTGAAGGAACTTTAAAAAAAATAAGAGATTGTGTCTGGGAAATCCCATCAAGTTATAAAAAAGGGATGTTAGTCCCTGGAAGAGTATATTTAAACGATGAAACTGTTAAAGATATAGAAAGTGGGGCAATAGATCAAGTTTCAAATGTAGCATGTTTACCTGGTATTAAAAAATTTTCAATTGGACTTCCAGATATCCACTTTGGATATGGATTCCCTATAGGCGGTGTCGCGGCATTCAGCGCACATAATGGAGTTATAAGCCCTGGGGGAGTTGGTTTTGACATTAACTGTGGTGTCAGGCTTATAAAGACAAATTTAACTGAAGACGATGTTAAACCAAAAATGAAAGAACTTGTAGATACTCTTTTTAATAATGTGCCCTCTGGAGTTGGAAGTAAAGGTAAAGTAAGACTTCAACCTGGACAAATTGATGAAGTGCTAGATCATGGGGCGCAGTGGGCTATTGAAAATGGATATGGTTGGAAACGGGACTTAAAACATCTGGAAGAAAATGGAAAAATGGAATCTGCAGACTCCAGTAAAGTCAGTGATAAAGCTAAAAAAAGAGGAGTGCCTCAATTAGGTTCTCTTGGATCTGGAAACCACTTTTTAGAAGTCCAGAAAATGGATGAAATTTATGATGAAGCTACTGCAGAAGTTTTTGGAATAGAAGAAGGTATGATCACTGTCTTAATCCACACAGGTTCCCGAGGATGCGGACATCAGATATGTTCTGATTATCTTAGAGTTATGGACAGGGCAGCCAAAAGGTACCAGATTAACCTTCCAGACAGGCAGTTAGCATGTGCACCTATTGGTTCTGAAGAAGCAACCGATTATTTCCAGGCAATGTCAGCTGCAGCTAATTATGCATGGACTAACAGGCAAATGATTGTACATTGGGTTAGAGAATCATTTGAAAAAGTTTTCAAAAGGGATGCTGAAGAAATGGGCATGGAAATAATCTACGATGTGGCACACAACATTGCAAAGAAAGAAGTCCATAATGTACAGGGAAGAAAAATGGAGCTGTTTGTCCACAGAAAGGGAGCAACACGTGCATTTGGTCCTGGAAGAGAAGAAATACCTGAAGAATACAGAAAAGTTGGACAGCCTGTTTTTATACCTGGAACTATGGGTACAGCATCATATGTGCTTGCAGGAACAGATGTGGCAATGGAAGAGACTTTTGGTTCTTCTGCTCATGGTGCAGGGCGTAAAATGAGTCGAGCAGGAGCTAAGAAAGAATACCGCGGTGAAGAAGTTCAAAAAGTCCTGGAAAACAGAGGAATTATAATAAGGGCTACTTCAATGCCTGTAGTGGCAGAAGAAGCGCCTGGAGCATACAAAGATGTAGATGCAGTTGTAAAAACATCACATGATGCAGGAATATCTCGAATGGTTGGAAAAATGATTCCTCTTGGTGTTGCAAAGGGATAACCCCTTTTTATTTTTTATAAACAGGATAATATTTATTTAGTTTACTATTTTTTTTATTTACTGAATAATAGTCTAAAATAGCATAAACTGCCTT from Methanobacterium bryantii includes:
- the mcrD gene encoding methyl-coenzyme M reductase operon protein D, whose product is MDIEIFPHRYLSADTTENLLKDLDEIGGVKRMVLQGQRLPPAESGHPDRRIITLKGQEIDLQVKTGRILIEIEAEPVIDELRDVCENHLPFGFNIHVGTYIRRQKTVTDKLKYGEKLGEIPDELIGLTDQNAQLSERVKILKKKRD
- a CDS encoding RtcB family protein, which codes for MEVEGTLKKIRDCVWEIPSSYKKGMLVPGRVYLNDETVKDIESGAIDQVSNVACLPGIKKFSIGLPDIHFGYGFPIGGVAAFSAHNGVISPGGVGFDINCGVRLIKTNLTEDDVKPKMKELVDTLFNNVPSGVGSKGKVRLQPGQIDEVLDHGAQWAIENGYGWKRDLKHLEENGKMESADSSKVSDKAKKRGVPQLGSLGSGNHFLEVQKMDEIYDEATAEVFGIEEGMITVLIHTGSRGCGHQICSDYLRVMDRAAKRYQINLPDRQLACAPIGSEEATDYFQAMSAAANYAWTNRQMIVHWVRESFEKVFKRDAEEMGMEIIYDVAHNIAKKEVHNVQGRKMELFVHRKGATRAFGPGREEIPEEYRKVGQPVFIPGTMGTASYVLAGTDVAMEETFGSSAHGAGRKMSRAGAKKEYRGEEVQKVLENRGIIIRATSMPVVAEEAPGAYKDVDAVVKTSHDAGISRMVGKMIPLGVAKG